The Acropora palmata chromosome 10, jaAcrPala1.3, whole genome shotgun sequence genome contains a region encoding:
- the LOC141894172 gene encoding uncharacterized protein LOC141894172: MSDHVIPESAFFSAEENVQILSGKCPGITKGRLKVWLSFRKGTARDGSASSDGTKAVLLQRVISYIKNGWENNWIDKWSHLTTTSQEVTSERSSTNQHYEFSGSAAWVPLIQAKNDFPSFSIQDIVTYFIERKANDKEANKDYKNVNNKAFGLFKHGHVQKIEFAKDVDKTHVKC, from the exons ATGTCTGACCATGTAATTCCTGAATCTGCCTTTTTTTCTGCGGAGGAAAATGTCCAAATTCTTAGCGGTAAATGTCCAGGTATCACGAAAGGAAGACTGAAAGTTTGGCTGTCATTTCGGAAAGGAACTGCAAGAGATGGAAGTGCTTCGTCCGACGGTACGAAAGCCGTACTGCTTCAAAG ggTTATAAGTTATATAAAAAACGGCTGGGAAAATAATTGGATAGATAAGTGGTCCCACCTGACAACAACCTCTCAAGAAGTAACTTCCGAACGAAGCAGCACGAATCAACACTACGAGTTTTCAGGATCAGCAGCATGGGTCCCGTTAATCCAAGCTAAAAATGACTTCCCATCGTTCAGTATTCAAGACATTGTGACGTATTTCATTGAACGGAAAGCAAACGATAAAGAGGCTAACAAGGACTATAAAAACGTCAACAACAAGGCATTCGGATTATTCAAACACGGACATGTCCAAAAAATCGAATTCGCCAAAGATGTTGATAAAACCCATGTGAAATGCTAA